A region of the Bradysia coprophila strain Holo2 unplaced genomic scaffold, BU_Bcop_v1 contig_232, whole genome shotgun sequence genome:
ctataagtcAATAAAATCCGTGACACCTTGTCCCaaagttgttcgaagatttggcgatatttctcaaaaacaaaaaaaaaagtttttttactCGCCAGAAATGAAGTTTGAAAGTCGAAACCAAACTTTGACTTTATACCGTCATACCAAAGGCACgctccaaacattttttgcggAAAGTGGCTTAAAAACATCTTTGGACTATCCTGAACATTTTATAAGCAGCATGTCTCAACTTTTttccacaaacaaaaatttttctcgcTTGTCGAAAACTTGCTTACACGCTGAAAAATGGCCGACTCGTAGGAAATTCTATGAATAATTTTCGAGTATGTGTTAACcaataagaaaataattttaaaggtttttgtgaaaaataagtACTAAATATGGGTCACATCGAGGGGGAAACCattattttgtgattaacaCTTTTTTTAGATCATTTAAGCAAATTTGTTCTAGATTTTGAACCATACATGTTCGTGGCATTCATAATTAGGCATTCCATTAGGAGTGGGTGGTTTATATACGGAGGCAGTGTGGAGATCAACACCGAGATGCTACATATAAGCTACTTTTCCATGTGTGAGAACTTTAATCCTCAGAATTAGCTATTTGAGCAGAGCTTAAATCAATAATTAATGGGAAAAAACATTAAAGAAGTTATGTCAAACGGTTCCAGAAGAAGTGGCCGAGTAACAATGTTGATAACAATGTAAGCTACGGGTAagatattttacaaaattttattcaaataccTCTCGTCAGccgttgttacaatttttcatttgttttccatttgtgatatttcaatgaaatccTTGGTGTAGAAACCAGTAGTTGTAGCCAAGTTTATTCTTTTCGTGacacattttttgaatttctgcATTCAGGCTTTTCGGACCCGAACTGAACACTGCAACTTCTTGCCTTTGTaaaatgaacaacaaaaaaatttcatcgaaaaaatccaaattcaaattgaacagTGTTAGCGAAGAGAACGTACTTTTGATAGAGAAAGTCCAAATACGAGAATAGACTGCACCAATTCGGTCGGCCCGAGTGTATTCTGGATTTAACAAACGAAGACTCTTGATGGAAGATTTTAGCAATTTTTTGGgcgttgaaattttttgttacataAAGTTGAATGTCCAAACGATCCGGAGCGTTCTGTTGCCACAACTAAAGAGGTAATTCGTTTAAACTGAGTGAATAGAAAGGGGACCGACAATTCTGAAAGGTTTTTACTTCTTAAAGATGTCAATGAACTACTGTCTACGCGACTCTAAAGAAGTTATAGCTCAGGACGTCGAGTTCTTGCGGAAATTATTACTATAAGAAGAACATTACTGTAGGTTTGgaatcgaaacaaaaattccttttaaaCTCATCGCAATTCCaacgaaacaacaaaatacGGAAGGAAACGCACACGCACGTTATGTTAATGCACAAGATGCTAATTGAacttaaaatttcaatgtcCCATCGTTCGAAAATAGTGCAGAGAGTAACGTTCCCCACATTTTAGTGTAAATTTAGATCGGTTATTAGATGCAATTCTGGTGCCAGgccaacaattttttccacTAGCTCTGTCTTGTCGCGCTATTTACAGTTCAGTTAATAATTCAACTCCGTCGAAAAACgcacaaaaattgttgaattaagAATGGATGGCTTGGAGGGTCACTTATTGGAACTGATTGCTAGTCGAGACTGGAAGAAAATCATCCAATTGAGTGAGCATTATTCGTTGACCGAAAAGTCTCGATTCTTATGGGCCTGGCCCAGTGAAAAGTGTCTGCTGCaactcaaaaatgttctagCAGAAAATGGTGTTAAAAGTGTCCTAAGCATTGGTTGCGGATCGGGTTTACTGGAATGGCTTTTAGAAGAAATGACAGGACTACCAGTCAGTGGCATCGAACTGAAACATTCACTGTGGTCATCCAACTACTCTCCagcaaaattcattaaagtGAAATTCATTGTCGATGAACCGAGCACAGAATATCTTCGGGAAAGTGCCTCAACTGTTGACAATTTTGCTCTATTATTCTGCTACTTCAATAACAGATCGGCATTCGATAAGTACATCGAAGCATACGATGGAAATGTGGTGTTGATAATTGGCCCACGAAGTGACTGTAATATTGTTACCGATCCGCTACCATTGGATCCTAAATTTTGTGGACATAATGGATTCAAATGGGCTGTGAAAGCAGTCATTAACATCAATGACTACGAAGACGATTGTAACATTTTAGCTGTGTACAGAAGAGACTGACTCAATAAAGAACTGTGAGAAACCGAAGGatcttgaaaattgatttgaattaaCACTTTGACCGCACCTGGTAAAAAAGGGATCAATTTCGGTACTAACCTTTTCCATCAGCTGCTCAAAAATACTCGAAAACCACAAAATCTGTTCCACATGCGTAACCACCCATGTCAAATGTATGCGACTCGGTTCTTTCCGCAACTTATAAAGCAAATCATTCAGTACCGATATAAACGGAGTTATACCCACACCACCAGCCACGCACAAcgtaattttatgttgaaatatcgaCTCCAATGGGCTGGGAAATGGTCCATCGACAAGGAATTTTAGTGGCGGACGCTTATGATATGTTTTGATGGTTTGATGCTTTTGGAAGCATAACCGCGACGACATTTTTCCGTACAGTTCCATTGTCCAGTCACCCCGAGTTGCGATGAGCAAGGTGAATGTATGATCGGTTTTGGTAGGGACCTGTCGATGTGGCGTTGAATAGATTTGGTTTTTCCTTCGAAAAAATAGATTAGGAAATGGCAAGCCGTGTACCTTAGTGACTGTGAATGGATGCCATTCCAATGAAGATATATTCAGGCACTGCAGTAAAATATACTGGCCCGGTCGTATGTTCATTTTACTCTTATTGAGACCCAAACGCAGGAAGACAGCTTTGCCCGGGAACTTTTGCATATTGTGAAGCACAACGTCATTCGCATTTCGTTTTATGAAT
Encoded here:
- the LOC119076149 gene encoding uncharacterized protein LOC119076149, with protein sequence MDGLEGHLLELIASRDWKKIIQLSEHYSLTEKSRFLWAWPSEKCLLQLKNVLAENGVKSVLSIGCGSGLLEWLLEEMTGLPVSGIELKHSLWSSNYSPAKFIKVKFIVDEPSTEYLRESASTVDNFALLFCYFNNRSAFDKYIEAYDGNVVLIIGPRSDCNIVTDPLPLDPKFCGHNGFKWAVKAVININDYEDDCNILAVYRRD
- the LOC119076053 gene encoding NADPH oxidase 4-like isoform X1 — protein: MCVNLKIFNCTKWFFVKYIFLFLWILSLFLVFCKSYKFYYDEPEYERLKKIVGHGLCISRATAPVLYFLVAISILPVCRTFNQIIHCILRRISTFCLTFYLENIKVLHMTFSIGLVLVSVIHAVAHTINAKNFVQFYDWQHLDLNWARGTNDSYLRLIFATPTGFSGCFMLFALIVMWISSTRPIRHYYYNCYLALHHLFMLMVLVLLYFHSLGFYLLLASNIIKFQTNVDLPCAHDVNATDETCHNKEQFSSGEHRGWIWPTIGLFIYLADAFVRFIKRNANDVVLHNMQKFPGKAVFLRLGLNKSKMNIRPGQYILLQCLNISSLEWHPFTVTKVPTKTDHTFTLLIATRGDWTMELYGKMSSRLCFQKHQTIKTYHKRPPLKFLVDGPFPSPLESIFQHKITLCVAGGVGITPFISVLNDLLYKLRKEPSRIHLTWVVTHVEQILWFSSIFEQLMEKLWQQNAPDRLDIQLYVTKNFNAQKIAKIFHQESSFVKSRIHSGRPNWCSLFSYLDFLYQKQEVAVFSSGPKSLNAEIQKMCHEKNKLGYNYWFLHQGFH
- the LOC119076053 gene encoding NADPH oxidase 4-like isoform X2; its protein translation is MCVNLKIFNCTKWFFVKYIFLFLWILSLFLVFCKSYKFYYDEPEYERLKKIVGHGLCISRATAPVLYFLVAISILPVCRTFNQIIHCILRRISTFCLTFYLENIKVLHMTFSIGLVLVSVIHAVAHTINAKNFVQFYDWQHLDLNWARGTNDSYLRLIFATPTGFSGCFMLFALIVMWISSTRPIRHYYYNCYLALHHLFMLMVLVLLYFHSLGNIIKFQTNVDLPCAHDVNATDETCHNKEQFSSGEHRGWIWPTIGLFIYLADAFVRFIKRNANDVVLHNMQKFPGKAVFLRLGLNKSKMNIRPGQYILLQCLNISSLEWHPFTVTKVPTKTDHTFTLLIATRGDWTMELYGKMSSRLCFQKHQTIKTYHKRPPLKFLVDGPFPSPLESIFQHKITLCVAGGVGITPFISVLNDLLYKLRKEPSRIHLTWVVTHVEQILWFSSIFEQLMEKLWQQNAPDRLDIQLYVTKNFNAQKIAKIFHQESSFVKSRIHSGRPNWCSLFSYLDFLYQKQEVAVFSSGPKSLNAEIQKMCHEKNKLGYNYWFLHQGFH